Sequence from the Dehalococcoidia bacterium genome:
CCTTGCTCAAGAGGATGACTATCGGCCTTTCATCTGCTCTTTGCCGTGAGCATAACCGCGCTCGAAGGCCTTCATGTTCAGCTCTTCGGTTCCCTTGGGGACCGAATCCAGAACGGACTTCTTCAGGGCATCCACCGAAACCGTGTCGATCACCGACGCCAGAAAGCCCAGCATGACAATATTGGCCACTGCGCTACGGCCCAGCTCTTCAGCAATGCGGGTGGCCGGGACTTTCAGTATCCTGGACTCCTGCGATTTATTCGGCTTGACCAGACCGTCATCGATGATCACCGTGATGTCATCTCCGACGTTGGCGGCATATTTGGTGTATGCCTCCGGAGACATCGCCACCACGACAGCCGGGTTCTCGATATAGGGATAACCGCCGGGCTCATCGGAAATGACTACCTGCGCGCTGCACGCACCGCCACGCGCTTCCGGGCCATAAGCCTGGGTGAAGGTAGCATGCCTTCCATCGTAAATAGCGGCCGCCTGACCCACGATATTTCCGGCCAAGATGATCCCCTGTCCGCCAAATCCGCTCAACCTGATCTCAGTTCGGCTCATACATCACTCCAA
This genomic interval carries:
- a CDS encoding 2-oxoacid:acceptor oxidoreductase family protein, which produces MSRTEIRLSGFGGQGIILAGNIVGQAAAIYDGRHATFTQAYGPEARGGACSAQVVISDEPGGYPYIENPAVVVAMSPEAYTKYAANVGDDITVIIDDGLVKPNKSQESRILKVPATRIAEELGRSAVANIVMLGFLASVIDTVSVDALKKSVLDSVPKGTEELNMKAFERGYAHGKEQMKGR